The DNA window GCCGACCGACATCGGCTCCCAGAACAGGTAGGTCAGGCCCGCCGCCTTGGCGTGCTCGGCCACCTCGCGCCAGCATTCGAGCGCGATGTCGAGTAATGCCGCCCGCCGTTGCGGATCGTCAAAGTCCTTGTAGGTGAAGATGGCGAACTGCGTGCCCATGCCGGACGCGCCGAGCTCGGCGGAAATGTCGGCGAAGGTTTTGAACCAGTCGACATAGTAGCGCCGGACATCCGCGTCCGGGTGGCCGAAATGGTTGAGCCGGCCATAGGGTCCGGTCATGCCGGAGGTGATCCGCACGCCGGTCCGCGCCAGTGCCCTGTTGAACAGGCGCAGGAACTTGGCAATCGTCGCCGCCGGCCAGCCCGGATTGACGAATTCATGCGTCAGCTGCACGTCGCGGATGCCGATGCCATAGGCGATCGCGTCGATCAAATCGTCTGGATCGGCGAAGCGATTGACCAGTGGATTGGTGTTGAGGGAAAGCGTGAAGGCCATCAGTCTGCCGTCGCCAAGATGTTACTGAACCAGTCTTCGAATGCCTGCCGCTCGGCTGCGTTGATATGCAGGCCATGTTTGGTGCGGCGTTCCAGGATATCGGCTGATGTGCCGGCCCATTCGGTCTCGACCAGGAACCTTGCCTCCCGTTCATACAGATCGGGCCCGAAGCGGCGACCGAGGTCCGCTTCGCCATGCGCGCCG is part of the Mesorhizobium loti genome and encodes:
- a CDS encoding erythrose 4-phosphate dehydrogenase, with the translated sequence MAFTLSLNTNPLVNRFADPDDLIDAIAYGIGIRDVQLTHEFVNPGWPAATIAKFLRLFNRALARTGVRITSGMTGPYGRLNHFGHPDADVRRYYVDWFKTFADISAELGASGMGTQFAIFTYKDFDDPQRRAALLDIALECWREVAEHAKAAGLTYLFWEPMSVGREFGHTIESCITLQGAIDAAKLPIPMKMMVDIDHGDVTSPDPADTDPYAWAKAFPLQSPIIHIKQSSMNKGGHWPFTAAYNKDGRILPQKLLDAVRQGGGTDNEICLELSFREREPVDHQVIEMIRESVDFWAPHIDSGRDSLKPRA